The stretch of DNA TGCTGAGCAGGGCGCCGACGGCCAGCGGCGGCAGCATCAGCAGGACCGGGCCCAGGTCGTCGGCGCCGAGCCGGCCGCCGGCGGCGAGCAGGGCGAGCGAGGCGGCCTCCCCCACCAGGAAGCAGAGCGCCACGGTGGCGCGGAGTTCGGCGGGCGGGCGGTGCTGGTAGACCAGGGCCAGCGGGGGTCCGCCGACCCCGGTGGCGGTCTCGGTCAGGCCGGTCACCGTGCCCGCCCCGATGAACGCCGCCCGGCCCGGGCGGAACCCGGGGGCGGCCAGGCTGGCCAGCGCCGCCAGCACGGTGGCCGCGCCGACGAACAGGCCCAGTGCGCTCGCCGGTATCGCGGCCAGCAGCAGCAGGCCGCCAGGGGTGGCGGCCAGCCGGGCCGCGCTGATCCAGCCGGCGCCGCGCAGGTCGATGGCGGAGCGCTCGCGCCAGGCGACGTACAGGTTGAGCGGGATCATCGTGGCGAGCAGGAAGGCCGGCAGCAGCGCCGGTTCGATCAGCCCGGCGACCGGGGCGACGATCAGCGCGTAGCCGACCCCGCCGGCGCCCTGGACGAACGCGGCGATGGCCACGGTCGCGGCGAGCAGGGCCAGTTCCGCGCCGCTCATCGGGCGGCGCCGCGGGCCCGGTGCTCGGTGGAGACCGGGTGCGCCCGGGTGATCGGGGCCCGTTCCACGGCGGCCCGGCCCGCCGCCGCGGCGCGCTCCAGCAGGGCGCGGTCGTCCCAGTCGACCGGGCGGCCCCGCCACAGCCGCAGCCGGCCGCCGACCGCGACCGCGGTGATCTGGTCCCGGTCGGCGGTGCGGACCAGTTCCCAGGGCAGGTCCCAGGACGGGGCGAGCTCGGGGACCTCCAGGTCGACCAGGAGGAAGTCGGCGGCGCGCCCCTCGGCGATCTCGCCGGTGAGGCCGCCCAGGCCGATGGCGTCGGCGCCGCCCCGGGTGGCCCGCTCCAGCCAGGTCCAGCCGCCGCCGCAGGAGGAGTCGCCGACGGCCAGGCCGTGCGTGAGGCGCTGCGCGGTCTCGGCGGCGTCGGCGAGCCGGAAGGCGTCGGCGCGGGTGCCGTCGGTGCCCAGCCCGAAGCGGACCCCGGCCTGGTCGAGGGCGAGGGCGGGCAGTACCGCGTTGCCCTTCC from Nocardiopsis composta encodes:
- a CDS encoding sulfite exporter TauE/SafE family protein is translated as MSGAELALLAATVAIAAFVQGAGGVGYALIVAPVAGLIEPALLPAFLLATMIPLNLYVAWRERSAIDLRGAGWISAARLAATPGGLLLLAAIPASALGLFVGAATVLAALASLAAPGFRPGRAAFIGAGTVTGLTETATGVGGPPLALVYQHRPPAELRATVALCFLVGEAASLALLAAGGRLGADDLGPVLLMLPPLAVGALLSKVVRHRIDTRRMRLLVLAFALVSGVVLMLGV